ACGTAGTAGGTGGTAGCCATTAATTCCAGTTCCTTCACCCCTTTCTTACCGAATAACTCGGCCACGCGGTCAATGGAGGGCGATACCGCTTCGATCATCTCGTCTGTCGGTTGCGGTGCCTTGGGCCCCGGGCGATAGTGCACGCCGTATCCGGGCTCACGATCAACGGTCAGCCACCCGCGGAAGCGCAACAGCACCAGGTCTTTGTCGAGATCGAAACTAAACGGGCCGTAGTAGTAAATGACAAAGTCATAACCGACGTCCACGTCGAACATATGCCTGAGGAAAAACACGCACTTCTGTATGTGAGTGGCACCGCTCCAGCTACCGGTTGCGTTGAGCCTGCGCACGAGTTCCACGATCAGTTGCCTGCGAACGGAAACAGGCGCAATGACCTCCATTGCTCAGTCCCCCTTCCTAATCGGCGAAAAAGTCGCGGCAAAACTTACTGACCCTTTCCTTTAGCCCGGGTTCGTCTACCGCATACACCCTCAGAAAGCCCAGTGGAGGTAAAGAGGCAAAGAGCTTGGACTCTTTCTCACACGAGGAATGAGAACCGTCCGGCCCGAGGACAAGCAGGGCAAGCTCGCTATCACTAGCCAGCGGCTGATACTCGCTGTCACAATACACTTTGTCTCCGAACTTGTCCAGGAGAGCCGTTCTCAGTTCCTCCGCGCGATCACAATAGGCCTCAACTCGGCCCTCTGGAGCCTCGAATGCCATCCTAAGGTGGCCACGACCGGTGAAGAAGCGGCCGCTCGCGGCAGAGCGCGAGCGCGGACATCGGTACAGGCAGTACTCAACCCTCGCATCGTCCCATCGGAGGTATTCAGCGAGGTCGTCAACCGGGAACGGTTTATGACCAAGTAGGTCAAGCACGAACTGTTTGAGATGCCAGTCATAGATGCGACGCACGGGGTGGTAGTAAACCTGCTGGAACATAAAATACCTGGCCAGGAGAAGTCCCTCAGCGGCGTGTACGCCGCCTCGTTCGAGCGCGATCACCGGGTTACCGGTTTCGGGGTGGATGGTCAGGGTTAGCGTATTGACAAGGCGGTGTACGTCGAACTGGCCGTACTTGACGCCCGTATGGAGAGAATCTCTTAGCAGGTAGTCCATCCTGTCCACGCCGAAAGGACCGGTGAGAATCTCGGAAAGGAATTGCCCAATTGCGCTGGGAAGCTGCGTCACCTTTTTCGCCCCAACCGCAACCGGTATCACATCGGTCACTCTGATCCCCTTCGTGTAGTACCGCTCGTCGATGATGTCGCGGATCTCCGTTTTCTCGATCACGCCGACCGTCACCGCCTCATGACCATCCGGCAACAGTTCTTCGGGACCGTGGGAAAAGGGAGCGTGGCCTATATCGTGCAGCAACGCCGCCAGCCGAAGCACCCGGCGAAGCCGGCCTAGTTCGTCCCTATCGGTCAGCCCCAAGACCCTTTCAACACTATCCCAATGTTTGTGCACCAACTCGTCGAAGACTTCGGTGGCCAGATGCATAACACCCAGGGAGTGTTCGAACCGGGTATGCACCGCACCGGGATACACAAGGTGCGTCGTGGCCAGTTGTTTGATTCGCCGCAGCCGCTGAAACGGATGGGAGTCTATAAGCTCCCTTTCGAAGTCGTCGTAGACGACAAAGCCGTGGACCGGGTCACGGATCTCGTGCGTATGATCACCCCCCGGCTTCACCACCCGGACAAACGAAACCGGCCTTTCGTTTCCTCAGTACCAGGATATCGTCTGTGCACCGTCATCAGGTGACGGCGTCACCCTTCACGTAGCATTTGACGAGAGGCGAGGCGCCATCGGGGTGCAGGGACCGCGATGCGAGGGGCAATCGGGGTGTAGGGACCGCGGTTAGGGCGGGGATCGGGGTGTAGGCACCGCGGTCGGAGCAACCATCGGGATGCAGCAATCGCCACGGCAACGTGCCACCACGACCCAACTGGTAAGCTGCGCCAGATCGCCACGCCACACCCCCGCCTGCCCCAACCCGGGGCCCGACACGCTGATCGCGCCCGTTCCGGGTCGCCGTGCCCCGACTCTTCCCCTCACCGGGGCGACCTGCGCCCCATCTAACACCGGCTGGAGGATCGCATCAGGTCTCACGCTCTCTTGTCTTGCTTGCCCTGCTCCTGTGTGAGGACCCCGCTACCGGAACCGGCTGGCAAACTTGTCATCGCCCGTACGTCACCACTCCTGCCACGGGGCACTGCACCACGCCACGACCGTTGGAGTTGGTCGGCACCGACCAAGCCGTCAAAGGAAGACCCCTTTGCCGAATTACCCTACTGCTGGTCTCACGACCAAGGTTTGGTCAACCTTGGCGAGTTGATTCCTCGTACCTCCCACTATCCCAGCCACTTTCTAAGCGACGTCGCAGTATATCCCACAAACCGGTTTTCCGCTTCGTAGTCGAACGGAGTTAGCTGATCGGCAAAGCACGGACGGCTTCGCTTTGCTGAACAGAACCTGGCAATTGTCTGCGAGGCTTGGTTGCTCGCAAATACCGCGACGATAAGCTCACCCATGTCGTCCAAGAGCCCGGTAAAGGTGCGGATTAGATGAGTCCCAAGCGTGCCGCCGTACAGTTTACACTCGAAGGCACACCGAGTGTACCGTGAGGCAGGGTCCTGCCTATCTCTTCGGGATCTCTGAGCCTCGTCACTATCCACAACTGCTACGTCGATCTCGTGGAGCACACGCGACGTTCCTAGGAATTGCACGTCGACATGCACCTCGAGTTCACGCCCTCTATACGAGCACGATGCATAGCCGTAATTGTGCAGAGAGGAGTGAAGGCGCCCCGGGCTCCCTCGAAAAACGAAGGGACCTGAGGCTCCTCTCATACCTTGCAGAAGCACCCGCGCGCCCAAACTTTGAAACGCTCTCAAGACCAGACTGAATACGTACGCCTCATACAGGGCATCGGGGAGTCCTCGCCTAAGAATGAGTTGAATGCTGGGGCTCACGGCTCGTAGTGCTTGTTGGATTGCCTGCTCCAGGCTCCGTTCGAGATCCAATCCGCAACCCCTCTCTCGCCAGCCTTGTCTAGCGCAAGCAGGAGGCCACTAAACGCTATGTAATTCGTATGTGCATGGGCTGCGATTTCCCTCATGTCCGCGTACAGCGGAGACTCCGGCACACCTCCCGATAGGTCCACCTTGAACTCTAGTTTTTGCCCACGTGCGATGCCACTTTGCTCTGCAACTTCATCCAGCCGTGACACAGCTGACTTGACGCACGCAGGTAGTTCAACCAAATACGCGTATAACACACGCAAATACACACGTAGCTTTTCCTCGGGCGTCTCAACGGGTCGTACGGTGATACTCTCCTCGCGGATTCCCTCACCCGTGAGTACAACTTGCTCAAGGCCGTGGGCAACGGCTTCTTCACACAGCGCCAAGAGCCACTCGCCTGGCCAGCCTTGCTGCTTGAGAAACTCCTGCACCTTCCCTACCAGTCTCCCAGCGATCTCTCCTTCCATGAAAAGCCTCCCCCCACTTCGACCGCCCGGACGCCCGAGCCCACCGTCATCTGTCCGACGCCAGCACCACAGGCCCGTCTCCATTCTTGCCAAGA
The DNA window shown above is from Bacillota bacterium and carries:
- a CDS encoding HD domain-containing protein; the encoded protein is MVKPGGDHTHEIRDPVHGFVVYDDFERELIDSHPFQRLRRIKQLATTHLVYPGAVHTRFEHSLGVMHLATEVFDELVHKHWDSVERVLGLTDRDELGRLRRVLRLAALLHDIGHAPFSHGPEELLPDGHEAVTVGVIEKTEIRDIIDERYYTKGIRVTDVIPVAVGAKKVTQLPSAIGQFLSEILTGPFGVDRMDYLLRDSLHTGVKYGQFDVHRLVNTLTLTIHPETGNPVIALERGGVHAAEGLLLARYFMFQQVYYHPVRRIYDWHLKQFVLDLLGHKPFPVDDLAEYLRWDDARVEYCLYRCPRSRSAASGRFFTGRGHLRMAFEAPEGRVEAYCDRAEELRTALLDKFGDKVYCDSEYQPLASDSELALLVLGPDGSHSSCEKESKLFASLPPLGFLRVYAVDEPGLKERVSKFCRDFFAD